The DNA sequence CGGAATGCCTCAATATGAACATTACTGTGCCGCAGGAGGCTTTCCCCTCGAGCAAATTCCCGGTTATGGTCTTCATTCACGGAGGAGGCTTTTTTACTGGTGCCAACTGGTGGCCCCAGGTCGACACTAAGCAGATTGTCCGACATTCCATGCAGCAAGCGAAACCCATTATTGCAATAAATATCAAGTAAGGCATCGTCCAAACACCCTGCTGATTTATTCACCCACTGACCGGCTTCATCAACGCACAGCTATCGCCTTGGCATACCTGGCTTCCTCACATCTCTAGAACTACGCGACGCAGGTTTTCGAAGCAACAACGGTCACCATGACCAACGGGTAGCCTTGCGATGGATCAAACAGTACATTTCTGGTTTCGGCGGGGACCCTGATCGTATCACGGTCGCTGGTGAAAGTATAGGCGGACGTGGGTATCCTATCTTGACGTCTTTGACACGCTGACTGACTACATTCCATAATAGTCTCCGCACTACGAGCTTTGAGTCCTGACGAGAAGCTCGCATGGCGTGTTGTTGTGTTGGCTGGTGCACCTCCTCTCATGACCCCACCCCCGCTTGAAACAGCTGAGCTTGCGTACCAGCAAGTCCTCAAAGctctcgaggttgaggggGGCTCTCCAGCCGAACGAATCCAGGCTCTGAAAGATGCATCCCCCGAGTATCTATCTGCAAAGATAGACAAGGGCATAATGTTCAGTCCCTTGGTGGATGGCGAGCTTATCCCATCCCAACCAACATTCGACGCTATTCTCAACGGGAACCCACCATGGAAGAACACTTCCTGCGAGGCTGCCTTTGTCGGCTATGCCCCTCTCGACGTATGTGCAAATCATTCCTATGCAAGTTCGATTTTGGCTTACGAAGAATAACCAGGCCAGCGTCCTTGGAATCATGGGTCTGTTCCAAAGAAAACTGGGGATCGGAGCCGCATTCTCTGACCATGTGCGGTCGAATTTGCCGCACCAGTCCCAGGTGGCAGACAAATTGCTGGAAATCTACAAGATCAGAGACGAAAAAAGCGACGATGAAGCCTTGTTGAGCATCATCCAATTCGCCTCGGATATTGGGTACCGTGCAACAGCCCATGCGTTGGCCAAGGCATTCCCAGGAGAGTCGTTCCTGTTGCAGTTCTCAGAGCCAAATCCGTGGGAAGGTCCTTTCAAAGGCCACACCACACACGTACTTGACATTGCATTTCTATTCCAGAACTACAACGAGCATTTAGACAGTCAGCAGAGAGCCTCAGCTATACAGTTTGCCCAGGACGTCATTCTGTTCATGCATGGCCATGCGCCCTAGGACAACTTTCAGAAAACCGGAGGCATGGCCATTTACGAGAATGGGACCAAGAAGGTCGTGGAAGGCCGTGACACCATGACAGAGGAATATGCCAGTATACTTGAACTAGGGGACATAGTTGGACTGGATTTCTTGGTCAAGTTGGTGGAAGGATTCATGTTTAGGACAGAGTCATGAGTCTTTCCGTAGAGCAATGAACTCTCCGTTGCCCGTTTTCGTCGCGGAGGATCCTGTTTGTTCAAATCTGGCTTGGCAGCCACGGCGTCATTGCCGTACAGATTTTTTCTAAAGAGCTCTGAGAAATATGCGAGGAAGACACTACTGAGCTCGTGGAGAATTCCCAAGCTATGTGGGGTTTGTTCTTGAACGAGGGGAGGGGAATGAGGGAGGGGGCAGGGAAGTCCGATTCCACTCATTTATCGCGATAAATATAACAATCTCCTAACTGCTCCATTACCCTCAATTATTTTCACTCTCGCTCTCCTTCCTTACCTTCTCCCTATCCAGTCGATATTGAATGACAGCCTCCATCTACCCAAATTCTGCAACAATGTCTGTTCCACTTCATCACAAGGATTTACAGTGTACGTTTTCGGGAGTTGAACTCGATTCTCTGGTTTACTTTCGAGGGATTCCGTATGGCAAAATCCCACACAGATTCGGTCTACCGTCCGCACCAACAAACCTGTCGGACACGATCGACTGTACTCAATATGGGTTGGTCAAGTCCTGTGGCCTGATATCAACGAGCTGGTGGCGCTAACTCTGATTCTGATGACTCAAAGCCCTCGATGCCCACAGGTCCCTGTTGATGTCGGTCATTTACTTCGTATCCCTTCTGATGTCAAGCTCCCGACAGAGCCTGAAGATGAATTCAACTGTCTCAACCTGGACATCGTGGCGCCCAAGGATTTTGCATCGCCGCAGCATAGACTGCCCGTCATGGTGTGGATTCATGGCATGTCATAACCCCCATTGACAACCGGAATGTGAATGAAGGCTGACATTAGTTCTGAAGGGGGGTCTCAAGCCGTCACTTTTGGAAGCGCTGCATCAGGGCTCTGTGGTTTGTTGCAAAGCATCCCAATCCTGTGTAAGCTAATTTCAGGTTTGCTAACAGCAAACACAAAGGTTTTTCTGCCCTCGTCAAGGGCTCTTTGAAGCTAGGTAAACCAATTTTGGCTGTGTTTGTTCAATACCGACTCAACATCTTTGGGTTTGGCGATGAGACGAGCGAAGGGAATCTGGGCTTACGCGATCAAGCCATGGCGCTCGATTGGGTGCGGCGTAACATCTCAGGCTTTGGCGGTGACCCTGTGAGTTATGCTGGACACCATCTACCACCCCATGGCTACTGACACTGCGCCTGTAGGATGCAATAACTCTGGCAGGTGAAAGCGCCGGCGCTGTGTATTGTCACGCGCATCTTGCGTGTCGTGCACCTGCGAAGCAGTTCGTGCTGTCGTCAGGCTCATTGCATTTGTCGCCCCCTCAACCAGTGGAGAAAGCTCAATCTGTTCGTCAAACATTGGCCCGGCATCTTCGTAGCCTTGGAGACTTCGACTTGCGGACCGCTCCTGTCAAGGTCATGATTGAGGCTATAAAGATGTCCGGGATTCAGTCCTGGTTTCTGGTGGCCGATGATGTGCTTCAAGACTGGCAGCAAAGCACAGGTAGTTCGGAGAGACTTCTTCTCAGCGATGTCCGAAGCGAGGTGAGTAGCTCGGCCCATTACTCTGTAAGTTGGCTAACCTCGGTAAGTCCATCATCTGGAGGCAAGGCGTATGGACAACAAGCATCGACCGCATCGACAACGCGTTCAATTTGGCGGGTGAATACAGTAGCGAGATGAAGAGTCTTTACAATATCCGCACTGACAGGCCATCCTCATGCAGGATCGGGGCCTTGGATTTCATCAACGACTACAAATTCGTCCTCCCAGTGGAAAAGATGACGAAGCAATGGCGTCAAGCACGGAAGCCCGTCTTTCGATGCCtggtggacgaggagaacCCTTGGCAACCGTCAAATGGAGCTCATCATGGGATCGACCTGGTTTTTCTGTTTGGAGGATTTGATTTGGGCCTGCCGGACGCAGCAAGGCGGACAGGGGAGCACATGCGCAAAGCGTGGATCGACTTCATCTCCCAACAGGATCCTTGGCCGTCAGACTCATATGCAGCTTTTGGCCCCTTCGGCATGTACCATTCACTTGATGATAGGGGCCTGGGCTCGCGTAGAAGAATGCGTCAAGTGGCTTCTCTAAGTCAGCAAGACACGGCTGGGTTGGACAGGGTGTTTGCCGCGCTGGCCACAGGCAacatcagcctcctcaatTAGATGACTGTATCTCTAGGTGGTGTCTCTGTTAGTCTCCGAGACCTGAAGTAGCAAAttgaagtagatgagagcCCGGTGCGGTGTGCCCCTACCTCAAGGCATACCCCGTATCTGTAATTATGGAGCTACCTTGCTCCTACGGCCTGGCAGGCCGCCCCAAGAAGTGATGCATAATGGAGGACTTGGAAAACTCCTTGATGTGCCCTAGCCAGTAACATGAGGCCGCTTCACCCCACGTGGAGGTGGTCACACGGTTGACAGTTTCTAGGGAAACTCCCACTCCTAGCTGGCACATTCTACACCTATGACGGCGTTTGGGTTCGTAATTGCGGGGGACTCCACATTTGGATCGAGCTTGATACGTGAACAAGACTCCCTGACGACCAGTTGATAATTGACTGATGACCAGCAGGCCCATCCGGCTGTCCAGTCCAGTCACACAACTGCTCCCAGCTGCTGAACTGCAAAGATGATTATCGAATCTATTACACTGCCTATTTTGGCCGTCATTGTCGTTGGGGCTCTGCTTATTATGACCCTGCGATGTTTAGTATCCCCTTTCTTTTCACCTCTGCGACATGTCCCCGGACCAATGGCCGCGAGGTTTTCTCGATACTGGTACATGAAGCGTGTATCTGAGGGAAGTTTCCACAAGCTGAATATTCAACTTCACCGACAACATGGTATGTGCGAAGATGAGCTCAGCGGTGCAAAGGCCGACCAGTGGGAGAGATAAGACGAGCGATAACTAACAACGCCAAACCAAGGCCCAATTGTAAGAATCGCGCCGAATCAGTTCAGCATCGACGACCCAGAGGCGACAAAGGTCATTTACGGCCTTGCCAAGGGTTTTGTAAAAGTAAGAGAAGACGTTATCAAACGGCTGGAATGCTTTGCCCTTCCGCACCGAGTCCAATGCTAACTATTCCGCTCAAGTCAGAATGGTACAAGGCATCCGGCGACCCTTTCGCACCACATACGGATTTGTTTACCGACCTGAATCCCACACGGCATGCCTCAAACCGAAGGCTAGTGGCAAACTTGTACTCGGCGACATCCCTGCGGAATATGGAGGGTGATGTTGACGAATGCATTGATATGCTCGTCACGCGCCTTGATCAACTTGCCAAGTCTAGGCAAGCATTCGACTTGCAGTTTTGGATGCAAAGCTATGCATTTGATGTCATTGGGCAAATCACAGTGAGTGTTTGGAAACTTCAGCACCTGATGGCCTTCTGCTGACGTTAGTCAAGTTGGGGAAGAGATTCGGCATACTCGACGAGGGTGCCGACAAAGACGACATCTTTGGCAACCTGCATGAGTATCTGAAGTATTGTGCCGTGATTGGGGTTTACAACGAGCTCCACCGCTTTCTGTTCTGGCTAATGACCAAGTTTCCAACCAAAAGTCTGACTCGCATAGGGACATTCACCGTGGAGCAAATCGAACTGTCAAGAAGCCGTCGTAAGAACGATCCTGATTCAAAGACCCGGATGGATTTCTTGTCTAGGACCATGGGGCTGCATGAAGACAACCCTGCCAAGTTCCCGCTTGCTGCGGTTCAGTCAACGTGTCTCGTGAACATCGGAGCAGGGTCTGATACGACGTCGATTTCTCTATGTTCCATTCTGTACAACCTAATGACTCATCCAGATGTCCTCCAAAAGGTATGCCCGTCGGCCCAAGCATTTTGATCTGGGCTAACCCAATCATAGCTGCGGGATGAGATTGATCAGAAGCTGGAGGAACTTGGTGACGCGACTCGAATCCCTTTCAAGGACACACAAGCGATGCCGTATCTTCAAGCATGCATCAAGGAAGCCTTGAGGCTCCACCCGGCTACCGGCCTCCCCCTTGCGAGGGTCGTTCCTCAAGGCGGTGCCACCATTAGCGGCACTTACTTCCCTGAGGGTGTACGTGCTCCTGGATACCCCGCAAGTTTGGGACATGAATGGCTGACCGCTGGGTAGACTGTTGTTGGCATTAATACTTGGGTGGCGCATAGAAATCCCCAAGTGTTTGGAGAGGACGTGGAGGCTTTCCGGCCAGAGCGATGGCTGGACTCGGACAAGCAGAGGCTCTCGACAATGGAGTCATGCTGGATGCCCGTGAGTTTTCTCCCTAACACGAACAAACATGACAGGATGGAAAACTGACTGTTGATTCAGTTCGGAGCTGGATCTCGCACCTGCATTGGCAAGAACATTAGCTTGCTAGAGATGAACAAGCTAGTCCCTGTGCTCGTCAGGGAGTTTGACTTTGTGGCCTACGATCCTAGTAAGGTTACTCACGAGGACTATTGGTTGGTTAAGCAACGAAACATGATGTGCAAGGTATCTCGCAGAGGTCCACGTGAGATGGACATTGTCACCATGGTGAacaacacatcaacacaGACACCACATTCATAGAAAACAATATCAAAATTCATCATGGATACAGCATACTGAATATTAGTTCTATATGCTGCAACTGTAGCATGTTGATTATGATTCAATCGTTGATGCCAGTAACTACATCGGCCTTAAACCATCTTGTTCATGATGCTAGAGGCTGATGCACGATAGGAGGTAGAAATCAGACATAGCCGCCACAACTCAAAATTAGTCCGAGTAAGTCTCCGTGGGAGGAAAACCCATTGTATCCAGTTTCATGTCTCCCAGCACCACGAGTACACCCACCAGCAACGGGTTTCATGATCTGTGGAGGGATCTATGCTGTGGTGACTTGAATTGAATGCGGGGTGTTGGACTGGCGCACCCCACATTCGCTACCTACCTCGTTAACCAGCTTGAGGACCTTGGTCTTTGTGGGGAGAATGAACCCATGCGCCTGGTTACTCCCACTCATGGCTAAGCACCCCACCCCTCGTTATACAGTTTCCTTGGTTAGGGAGATTTGCCATCACAGTCTCTTCCGCGTTGTTCACGCTCGAGCTTTTAGAGAGAATCTCATTTTGTATCAGTAAGACGTGCCTCTGAGAAAACTTTCGGGTGTAACCGCCTGGCTTCGACCTAATGGATAGTGAAGAGAACAAGCAAAGACGAGGCAAGGACGCCAAGTCCTCGACAACTCGTCGAAAAAAGGCACCGCGAGCCTGTGCCAGATGCCGCAAGAGAAAGACTCGATGCGACGTTTCATTCGGATGCATGCCGTGCTCGAGTTGTAAGATGAAGGGGTGGGACTGTGTTGTTGTGGGTTCTGCAGCACCCAGAGACGGGTGAGTCTAGACCAGGGTCCTTGTGAATATGTTCTAACCCAGATCAGATTATGGCCCAGTTGCCAAAACAGGAAACAGGACGATGCCGGCCGAGGTGTTTCAGGACAGCCCATCCGGCAGCTTTCACCACCGCCCCAAGCTGTCGAGAGCATCTTTCATACGCCGGTATCACAGGGTATTCCGGATGAACTTGCATCACGCACTACGTCCTCGCGCAGTCCCGAACTGGAGGGACCATGCTCAGTACACTACACGTCTTATGACTTTCTCGAGGTGAGTAATAGGGCCAGTTTACGAGTTGAAGACGTCACATACCTTGCATCCCAAGGGTGCTTCAACTTGCCCAGTCGACCAGCTCTAGACATCATTGTTCGACAATACTTCCGCCTGGTCCACCCATTATTTCCTCTTCTCAATGAGGTCGAGTTCTGCGAGATACTCCAGGGCGGCGTGGTACCAAGTCCATCGGCACCCAAGATTTCCTTGCTGCTTTTTCAGTCTTTCCTGTTTGCGTCGTGCGATGTAAGTCAAATACTACTTTGATCAGCCAGGCTCCAACCACTGACGAAAGTTTTCCAAGTCTACCCCCCTCGAAACCATTCAAAGCATGGGCTTCGTAGACTGTAAGCAGGCTAGGTCTTGTTTCTATAGAAAAGCCAAGGTATGTTTCCCAAGGCTATTCTACTATTCTGTGGCACAAATTAACTATCTCTTAGCTGCTCTACGATCTCGATGCCGAGGCATCCTCACTCACTCTCTCACAAGCGGCCCTCCTGCTATCTCGCGGCTCACTATCTTTGAATTTGATTGCAAGCCAAATGGACTCGGTCTGGCTGACCATTGCCATTACACATGCAGAAATTGTGGGCGCACACCAATATGAATCGTCACTGTCAATGCATCAGTCTAATGAGAACACACTGAAACGACTTTGGTGGTGCTGCATCATCCAGGACAGGCTGGCCTCGTTATGCTTTGGTCGACGAATGCAAATCGATGGCACACGTTTCGACGTGAGCTCTCATCGGCCTTTGGGCATAGCTGACCTGCGGGATGAGATTCACCATAGCCAAGCTTTCAACGCAACCTTGAAAAGCCACTTGATCAGGCTGCTGGAAAAGTTTATCCATCTCTGCCTAGTGCTGAGCACTCTATTCCACCTCACACGTGCACAGGTTCAGCCGCTGCCTGGCGATTTCAACAAAACTCTGACAGAGATCGCTGCTGTCAAGAGTCAACTCCGGGAATGGTACAAAGACATATCTCATAGTCTGCCGCATCTCATCAATCCCCAGGGGGGCTCACCACTCATAAAGGACGAGGGGGACTTTTCAACTATCAAGTTGTACTTCAACACAGTAATCATTTACTATTGGTAAGTTCAGctctcttcaacatcaaaTGTGTCGAGTCACTAACGTAATAGTTCTGCTTGGCTTGTTTTATGTCATCACGAGAGGTTATGCCTTGTCACTCAGTGCAACTCTGCCCATCATCCACTATCCGTCTATTATACGGCAACGACCCGAAACCAGCGGGAGATTGAGGAATCAACTCTTTCTTTGACAAAATGCTTTGAGAGGGTAGCTCAGCTAGGCCCGGGGCAAGTTCTTCCTTGTACCGTCGTCCTATGCGCTGCGATACCCTTGACGCTGCATGCTCTGGACTGCCAAATGTCGACAGCCGCCGGTCATTATCAGCTGCAAGATTTGGATCAAGAGCTCCTACGGCAGAATCTGAGCCTAACATGCCTAGTTCAAATCTTAAAGGCTCATTATTCTCGGTATGATGTCGTTGATCTGATCATCAGTATCTTACGACACGAACTTAGCAAGGAAAGGCTGGAGGACTTCTACACGGCCACGAACGAGTTGTTTAGTGATTCCTTCCAATGGAAGAGCCTCTTGAGCCTGGCCCCAAAGATCTATCTTCGGTTGGTCTATTCGACAAGTTTATCTATGAGCAAATCTCGAGTTGCAAAAGATTCAGAGTTGCCCCCTAGTCTACGGAATGCCGTTCATTCTCGGTCCGGCCCTGCGGCAGTCCCCTACCTGAGTCACAGCAGGGATTGGAGTTT is a window from the Fusarium keratoplasticum isolate Fu6.1 chromosome 5, whole genome shotgun sequence genome containing:
- a CDS encoding Zn(2)-C6 fungal-type domain-containing protein; protein product: MKGWDCVVVGSAAPRDGLWPSCQNRKQDDAGRGVSGQPIRQLSPPPQAVESIFHTPVSQGIPDELASRTTSSRSPELEGPCSVHYTSYDFLEVSNRASLRVEDVTYLASQGCFNLPSRPALDIIVRQYFRLVHPLFPLLNEVEFCEILQGGVVPSPSAPKISLLLFQSFLFASCDFSKSTPLETIQSMGFVDCKQARSCFYRKAKLLYDLDAEASSLTLSQAALLLSRGSLSLNLIASQMDSVWLTIAITHAEIVGAHQYESSLSMHQSNENTLKRLWWCCIIQDRLASLCFGRRMQIDGTRFDVSSHRPLGIADLRDEIHHSQAFNATLKSHLIRLLEKFIHLCLVLSTLFHLTRAQVQPLPGDFNKTLTEIAAVKSQLREWYKDISHSLPHLINPQGGSPLIKDEGDFSTIKLYFNTVIIYYW
- a CDS encoding Carboxylesterase, which codes for MGSTSGRYNHPVIGNVQGNETDGVVQFLGVKYGVLDHWFDNARLPSYDGSGLIAVKHGPQAISDPSGVDVEHLIIQKALPTPEPPGCSGTECLNMNITVPQEAFPSSKFPVMVFIHGGGFFTGANWWPQVDTKQIVRHSMQQAKPIIAININYRLGIPGFLTSLELRDAGFRSNNGHHDQRVALRWIKQYISGFGGDPDRITVAGESIGGLSALRALSPDEKLAWRVVVLAGAPPLMTPPPLETAELAYQQVLKALEVEGGSPAERIQALKDASPEYLSAKIDKGIMFSPLVDGELIPSQPTFDAILNGNPPWKNTSCEAAFVGYAPLDASVLGIMGLFQRKLGIGAAFSDHVRSNLPHQSQVADKLLEIYKIRDEKSDDEALLSIIQFASDIGYRATAHALAKAFPGESFLLQFSEPNPWEGPFKGHTTHVPVDVGHLLRIPSDVKLPTEPEDEFNCLNLDIVAPKDFASPQHRLPVMVWIHGGSQAVTFGSAASGLCGFSALVKGSLKLGKPILAVFVQYRLNIFGFGDETSEGNLGLRDQAMALDWVRRNISGFGGDPDAITLAGESAGAVYCHAHLACRAPAKQFVLSSGSLHLSPPQPVEKAQSVRQTLARHLRSLGDFDLRTAPVKVMIEAIKMSGIQSWFLVADDVLQDWQQSTGSSERLLLSDVRSESIIWRQGVWTTSIDRIDNAFNLAGEYSSEMKSLYNIRTDRPSSCRIGALDFINDYKFVLPVEKMTKQWRQARKPVFRCLVDEENPWQPSNGAHHGIDLVFLFGGFDLGLPDAARRTGEHMRKAWIDFISQQDPWPSDSYAAFGPFGMYHSLDDRGLGSRRRMRQVASLSQQDTAGLDRVFAALATGNISLLN